A section of the Oryza sativa Japonica Group chromosome 1, ASM3414082v1 genome encodes:
- the LOC4325809 gene encoding phytyl ester synthase 1, chloroplastic isoform X2: MVEDVVRAEHATSPNKPIYLLGTSFGGCIALAVAARNPCIDLVLVLVNPATSFEKSDIKQLLSVSSPLSDRARIAITSLLNYNIDNEVDMALSSMKSGRHPLEALNRLTSNISSFLKHSNILNKIPEDTLGWKMKLIQQAASYANCRLESVSAEVLLLVSCADRLLPSKSEADRLQRMLPKCKVFFFENHGHSLLLEYGVHVSSIIKCTSLYRHSRRYHRVFDYIPPSATELKEVEKAGSDLRARTCPAMFSTMGDGVVVRGLAGVPEEGPVLLVGNHMLLGIELISLATEFLRRKGRVLRGIAHPLLFPNKTKTWSEGHDFFDFLNLWGGVPMTYKYIYQLLAAGEFVLLYPGGHREALHCKGEEHRLFWPDQTEFVRMAAQFNATIVPFGVVGEDDLMELLCTFEDIRNAPFGKEIMQAYSNHLKLRDIDHEVFFPGVYLKIPGRFYYRFGKPIPTKGMQAVMTDKQAAGELYLHVKSEVKAMIAYLLEKREEDKFRSILPRILYQLGCGHDSEIPSFDP, translated from the exons ATGGTAGAGGATGTTGTGAGAGCAGAGCATGCCACTTCACCTAATAAGCCCATCTACCTTTTGGGGACTTCTTTTGGAGGATGCATAGCACTTGCAGTAGCTGCTCGTAATCCTTGCATCGATTTGGTGTTGGTACTGGTTAATCCAG CAACATCATTTGAGAAATCAGACATAAAACAGCTCCTGTCGGTTTCCAGCCCGTTGTCGGATCGTGCACGGATTGCAATTACATCTCTTCTGAACTACAATATTG ACAATGAAGTTGACATGGCATTGagtagcatgaaaagtggaagACATCCTTTAGAAGCACTAAACAGATTAACAAGTAATATATCATCATTCCTGAAGCATTCG AACATACTAAATAAAATACCGGAGGACACTCTAGGATGGAAAATGAAGCTGATCCAACAGGCTGCTTCATATGCTAATTGCCGTCTAGAATCAGTTTCAGCTGAAGTGCTACTGCTAGTCAG CTGTGCTGACAGATTACTTCCAAGCAAATCTGAAGCTGACAGGCTCCAGAGAATGCTACCTAAATGCAAAGTGTTCTTCTTCGAGAACCATGGGCACAGCTTACTGTTG GAGTACGGTGTTCATGTCTCGTCGATCATCAAATGCACCAGCCTTTACCGCCACTCGAGGCGGTACCACCGGGTTTTCGACTACATCCCCCCATCAGCCACTGAGCTCAAGGAGGTCGAGAAAGCTGGCAG TGACCTGAGGGCGAGGACGTGCCCGGCGATGTTCTCGACGATGGGGGACGGGGTGGTGGTGCGGGGGCTGGCGGGGGTGCCGGAGGAAGGGCCGGTGCTGCTGGTGGGGAACCACATGCTGCTGGGGATCGAGCTCATCTCGCTGGCGACGGAGTTCCTGCGGCGGAAGGGGAGGGTGCTCCGGGGGATCGCGCACCCGCTGCTGTTCCCCAACAAGACCAAGACGTGGTCCGAGGGCCACGACTTCTTCGACTTCCTCAACCTCTGGGGCGGCGTCCCCATGACCTACAAGTACATCTAccagctgctcgccgccggcgagttcGTCCTCCTCTACCCCGGCGGCCACCGCGAGGCACTCCACTGCAAG GGTGAAGAGCACAGACTGTTCTGGCCAGACCAGACTGAATTTGTGAGGATGGCAGCGCAGTTCAACGCCACCATTGTGCCCTTCGGAGTCGTCGGAGAGGACGACCTAATGGAA CTGCTCTGCACTTTCGAGGACATTAGGAACGCACCCTTCGGCAAGGAGATCATGCAAGCATACAGCAACCATCTCAAGCTAAG ggACATCGACCACGAGGTGTTCTTCCCGGGGGTGTATCTGAAGATCCCGGGCAGGTTCTACTACCGGTTCGGGAAGCCGATCCCGACGAAGGGGATGCAGGCCGTGATGACGGACAAgcaggccgccggcgagctctacCTGCACGTCAAGTCGGAGGTCAAGGCCATGATCGCCTACCTgctggagaagagggaggaggacaaGTTCAGGAGCATCCTCCCCAGGATTCTGTACCAGCTTGGTTGCGGCCACGACTCTGAAATCCCATCGTTTGATCCTTGA
- the LOC4325809 gene encoding phytyl ester synthase 1, chloroplastic isoform X1, translating to MATLSLPLHSQIALWRQRRRRHDLFERISSCHQFKHAGWRLQVSYKGLETLYDDGYQKAKDLDYYYRSLGELVEHDSGPPRLFCPVDAGSPIEDAPLMLYLPGVDGMGMGLFMHHKALGRIFELRCMHIPFHDRTPFEELVEMVEDVVRAEHATSPNKPIYLLGTSFGGCIALAVAARNPCIDLVLVLVNPATSFEKSDIKQLLSVSSPLSDRARIAITSLLNYNIDNEVDMALSSMKSGRHPLEALNRLTSNISSFLKHSNILNKIPEDTLGWKMKLIQQAASYANCRLESVSAEVLLLVSCADRLLPSKSEADRLQRMLPKCKVFFFENHGHSLLLEYGVHVSSIIKCTSLYRHSRRYHRVFDYIPPSATELKEVEKAGSDLRARTCPAMFSTMGDGVVVRGLAGVPEEGPVLLVGNHMLLGIELISLATEFLRRKGRVLRGIAHPLLFPNKTKTWSEGHDFFDFLNLWGGVPMTYKYIYQLLAAGEFVLLYPGGHREALHCKGEEHRLFWPDQTEFVRMAAQFNATIVPFGVVGEDDLMELLCTFEDIRNAPFGKEIMQAYSNHLKLRDIDHEVFFPGVYLKIPGRFYYRFGKPIPTKGMQAVMTDKQAAGELYLHVKSEVKAMIAYLLEKREEDKFRSILPRILYQLGCGHDSEIPSFDP from the exons ATGGCtactctttctcttcctctccactCCCAGATAGCTCTGtggcgacagcgacgacgacgacacgacTTGTTTGAGAGGATCAGCAGCTGCCATCAGTTCAAGCATGCAGGCTGGAGATTGCAAGTGAGCTACAAGGGGCTTGAAACGCTTTACGACGATGGGTACCAGAAGGCTAAGGATCTGGATTATTACTACAGATCACTTGGAGAGCTGGTAGAACATGACAGTGGACCGCCACGCTTGTTCTGTCCCGTTGATGCCGGCTCACCCATTGAGGATGCTCCACTCATGCTGTATTTACCCG GGGTAGATGGTATGGGGATGGGGCTCTTCATGCACCACAAGGCACTTGGAAG GATTTTTGAACTAAGATGTATGCACATTCCCTTCCACGACCGCACGCCATTTGAAG AACTTGTTGAAATGGTAGAGGATGTTGTGAGAGCAGAGCATGCCACTTCACCTAATAAGCCCATCTACCTTTTGGGGACTTCTTTTGGAGGATGCATAGCACTTGCAGTAGCTGCTCGTAATCCTTGCATCGATTTGGTGTTGGTACTGGTTAATCCAG CAACATCATTTGAGAAATCAGACATAAAACAGCTCCTGTCGGTTTCCAGCCCGTTGTCGGATCGTGCACGGATTGCAATTACATCTCTTCTGAACTACAATATTG ACAATGAAGTTGACATGGCATTGagtagcatgaaaagtggaagACATCCTTTAGAAGCACTAAACAGATTAACAAGTAATATATCATCATTCCTGAAGCATTCG AACATACTAAATAAAATACCGGAGGACACTCTAGGATGGAAAATGAAGCTGATCCAACAGGCTGCTTCATATGCTAATTGCCGTCTAGAATCAGTTTCAGCTGAAGTGCTACTGCTAGTCAG CTGTGCTGACAGATTACTTCCAAGCAAATCTGAAGCTGACAGGCTCCAGAGAATGCTACCTAAATGCAAAGTGTTCTTCTTCGAGAACCATGGGCACAGCTTACTGTTG GAGTACGGTGTTCATGTCTCGTCGATCATCAAATGCACCAGCCTTTACCGCCACTCGAGGCGGTACCACCGGGTTTTCGACTACATCCCCCCATCAGCCACTGAGCTCAAGGAGGTCGAGAAAGCTGGCAG TGACCTGAGGGCGAGGACGTGCCCGGCGATGTTCTCGACGATGGGGGACGGGGTGGTGGTGCGGGGGCTGGCGGGGGTGCCGGAGGAAGGGCCGGTGCTGCTGGTGGGGAACCACATGCTGCTGGGGATCGAGCTCATCTCGCTGGCGACGGAGTTCCTGCGGCGGAAGGGGAGGGTGCTCCGGGGGATCGCGCACCCGCTGCTGTTCCCCAACAAGACCAAGACGTGGTCCGAGGGCCACGACTTCTTCGACTTCCTCAACCTCTGGGGCGGCGTCCCCATGACCTACAAGTACATCTAccagctgctcgccgccggcgagttcGTCCTCCTCTACCCCGGCGGCCACCGCGAGGCACTCCACTGCAAG GGTGAAGAGCACAGACTGTTCTGGCCAGACCAGACTGAATTTGTGAGGATGGCAGCGCAGTTCAACGCCACCATTGTGCCCTTCGGAGTCGTCGGAGAGGACGACCTAATGGAA CTGCTCTGCACTTTCGAGGACATTAGGAACGCACCCTTCGGCAAGGAGATCATGCAAGCATACAGCAACCATCTCAAGCTAAG ggACATCGACCACGAGGTGTTCTTCCCGGGGGTGTATCTGAAGATCCCGGGCAGGTTCTACTACCGGTTCGGGAAGCCGATCCCGACGAAGGGGATGCAGGCCGTGATGACGGACAAgcaggccgccggcgagctctacCTGCACGTCAAGTCGGAGGTCAAGGCCATGATCGCCTACCTgctggagaagagggaggaggacaaGTTCAGGAGCATCCTCCCCAGGATTCTGTACCAGCTTGGTTGCGGCCACGACTCTGAAATCCCATCGTTTGATCCTTGA
- the LOC9269555 gene encoding uncharacterized protein yields MLRGFPQARRLLRRMGLEKEDAYFWKQMGKGMLCTYALFGAAWLWNETSPLGWWTLKPRPKEEREMAHLYERRMFPYPGDEEAVEEFIKSGGALGTTIGPKGFADSNMDSDNMQKQLQSKKFDQEAQKLWFRMRNEVVQELQEKGFDVE; encoded by the exons ATGCTGCGCGGATTCCCTCAGGCCCGGAGGCTCCTCAG GAGGATGGGGTTGGAGAAGGAAGACGCCTACTTCTGGAAGCAGATGGGCAAGGGCATGCTCTGCACCTACGCGCTCTTCGGCGCCGCCTGGCTCTGGAACGAGACCTCTCCCCTCGGCTGGTGGACGCTCAAGCCGCGCCCCAAG gaagaaagagaaatggCCCACCTTTACGAGCGCAGGATGTTTCCATACCCAGGTGATGAAGAGGCAGTTGAGGAGTTCATAAAAAGTGGAGGTGCTCTAGGCACCACAATTGGACCCAAAGGTTTTGCTGATTCCAACATGGACTCTGATAACATGCAGAAACAATTGCAGTCAAAAAAGTTTGACCAAGAAGCACAGAAGCTCTGGTTTCGGATGAGGAATGAGGTCGTACAAGAACTCCAAGAGAAGGGATTCGATGTTGAATGA